One stretch of Synergistes jonesii DNA includes these proteins:
- a CDS encoding GntR family transcriptional regulator, which translates to MPDISLADQSANRIRKLIEQGRFKPGAHLNIDLLAKEFGVSQTPVREALKKLIHEGLVVYRPKVGYSVRNLTLHEYLQVCELLQTLECHLVRELAKTPFAVDIEGLRAVNAEFAACLPRGDRRAVGRVNDRFHEKLYENYPNKIMMEHLNSLWRGARAPRDYMYDNKLFAGRIAAEHEAIISAIERGDPASAEAAMNAHYVSGRESAITSFPVEA; encoded by the coding sequence ATGCCGGATATATCGCTGGCCGATCAGTCGGCGAACAGGATAAGGAAACTGATAGAGCAGGGCAGGTTCAAACCTGGAGCCCATCTGAACATAGACCTGCTGGCCAAGGAATTCGGCGTAAGCCAGACCCCGGTGCGCGAGGCGCTGAAGAAGCTCATCCACGAAGGGCTGGTCGTCTACCGGCCGAAGGTCGGCTACTCCGTGCGTAACCTTACGCTGCACGAATATCTGCAAGTCTGTGAACTGCTGCAGACGCTGGAATGCCACCTTGTGCGCGAGCTTGCGAAGACGCCCTTCGCCGTCGATATCGAGGGGCTGAGGGCCGTAAACGCCGAATTCGCCGCCTGCCTGCCGCGTGGCGACCGCCGCGCCGTCGGACGCGTCAACGACCGTTTCCATGAGAAACTATACGAGAACTATCCCAACAAGATCATGATGGAACACTTGAACAGCCTCTGGCGTGGGGCGCGCGCGCCGCGCGACTACATGTACGACAACAAGCTCTTCGCCGGCCGCATCGCCGCCGAACACGAAGCGATAATATCCGCGATAGAGCGCGGAGACCCGGCCTCCGCCGAAGCTGCGATGAACGCCCACTACGTCAGCGGCCGCGAAAGCGCGATAACCTCTTTCCCCGTGGAAGCGTAG
- a CDS encoding M20 metallopeptidase family protein: MDEHLRLSSLGASVLADAEEIANDMQEWRRDFHQFPELAFEENITASKIVRVLSSIPGMEVYPGFALKTSVIGVLGAEKEGPALMLRASMDADAGDEQTGLPFSSCVPGVVHSAGHDAEMASLLGAASVLSKYGDQLKQKIVFLFQPAGEGRSGAQTLVENKIIEEFNIGRAAAVNWGPDLAYGALFTRRGVMTALSDKIHIDIRGMTGHASEPHTAVDPIMIAANVILTIEAMLSREVDPREPIVVSFGRLEAGEAYNIIPEQANIWGTLRAFDPQVRDFVQGRIETVAPAIAKALRGLASVEYTRNYAQVDNNLDMVDELLRVGVPFFGEDGISMLERPLLMGEDFSFFSNRVPSLFMLLGAGLEYPLHHPRYDVPESMLPLSAAWEAYLALTLAL, encoded by the coding sequence ATGGATGAACATCTGAGGCTTTCGTCGTTGGGAGCTTCCGTGCTTGCGGATGCCGAAGAAATTGCAAACGATATGCAGGAGTGGCGCAGGGATTTTCATCAATTCCCGGAGCTCGCGTTCGAGGAGAATATAACCGCTTCAAAGATAGTGCGCGTGCTGAGCTCCATCCCCGGGATGGAGGTCTATCCCGGCTTCGCGCTGAAGACCTCTGTGATAGGAGTGCTCGGCGCTGAAAAAGAAGGCCCCGCGCTGATGCTTCGCGCGTCGATGGACGCGGACGCGGGCGACGAGCAGACCGGCCTGCCCTTCTCATCCTGCGTGCCCGGGGTCGTACATTCCGCCGGGCATGACGCCGAGATGGCCTCGCTGCTCGGCGCGGCTTCCGTCCTTTCAAAATACGGGGATCAGCTGAAGCAGAAAATAGTCTTTCTCTTCCAGCCGGCCGGCGAGGGGCGCAGCGGCGCGCAGACCCTCGTCGAAAACAAAATAATAGAAGAATTCAACATCGGCAGGGCCGCGGCGGTCAACTGGGGGCCGGACCTCGCCTACGGCGCGCTCTTCACGCGCAGGGGGGTCATGACGGCCCTATCCGATAAAATACATATCGACATAAGGGGTATGACTGGACATGCGTCGGAGCCCCATACCGCGGTAGACCCGATCATGATAGCGGCGAACGTCATCCTGACGATAGAGGCGATGCTGTCGCGCGAGGTCGACCCGCGCGAGCCGATAGTCGTCTCCTTCGGGCGGCTCGAGGCCGGCGAAGCTTACAACATCATTCCGGAACAGGCGAACATCTGGGGCACTCTGCGCGCTTTCGATCCGCAGGTCCGCGACTTCGTACAGGGTCGGATCGAAACCGTCGCGCCGGCGATAGCGAAAGCGCTGCGCGGGCTCGCGTCGGTGGAATATACGCGCAATTACGCGCAGGTCGACAACAACCTCGATATGGTGGACGAGCTCCTCCGCGTCGGAGTTCCTTTTTTTGGGGAGGACGGCATATCGATGCTGGAAAGGCCACTGCTTATGGGCGAGGACTTTTCTTTTTTCAGCAACAGGGTGCCGTCGCTCTTCATGCTGCTCGGCGCGGGGCTCGAGTATCCGCTTCACCATCCGCGCTACGACGTGCCGGAGAGCATGCTTCCCCTTTCAGCCGCGTGGGAGGCGTATCTCGCTCTGACCCTCGCGCTTTGA
- a CDS encoding AMP-binding protein, whose protein sequence is MIRLASRLDIIVRDNLNRLPSEPFIWWQKTWWSRGAFLELIEECEKRLAASNFKRGQRVALLMPNSPVLLATAVAVWRLGGAVALIDFRSGYAPLIKQLCHADVFAALTYRGLEDIVPLISEEGIPCSVMNLDTLDENIPGRPCSQEDEETAVIFYTSGTTGEPKAVPLTHDNLMACIDGCVEHIDMLDEDDVFLNALPNSNVFGFLCGALLPLVKATRQAVLASFMPVAAAMDAIKSAEVSIIPAVPAMVGMMASAVSHGMPLSSSLRCVLSGGDRLPPEISRRAGKILGVPVLQGYGLTEASSVVALPPSMSSAREGSVGTLLSCVEAKICGDGGEELPCGSEGTLWLRGASVASRYYHNEALTAERFADGWFNTCDIAKFDGEGYLYLVGRSSDVIFVGGFKVYAREVENVLEEHPSVKNAAVVGVPRSISGEIVKAYILPEGGEKPRPKALIDYCKKRLAYYKVPRIIEFVSEMPRSTAGEIVKRKLLKD, encoded by the coding sequence GTGATTCGTTTGGCTTCAAGACTGGATATAATCGTCAGAGACAATCTGAACAGGCTCCCCAGCGAGCCCTTTATCTGGTGGCAGAAAACGTGGTGGAGCCGCGGCGCCTTCCTCGAGCTCATCGAGGAGTGTGAAAAGAGGCTTGCCGCGAGCAATTTCAAAAGGGGGCAGCGCGTCGCCCTGCTGATGCCGAACAGCCCGGTGCTTCTCGCGACGGCCGTCGCGGTGTGGCGCCTCGGCGGCGCGGTCGCGCTGATAGACTTCCGCTCCGGCTACGCCCCGCTGATAAAACAGCTGTGTCACGCCGACGTCTTCGCCGCTCTGACCTACCGCGGCCTCGAAGACATAGTCCCGCTCATCTCGGAGGAGGGTATCCCCTGTTCCGTGATGAACCTTGACACGCTCGACGAAAACATACCGGGGCGCCCCTGCTCGCAGGAGGACGAGGAGACGGCCGTTATCTTCTACACCTCCGGCACGACGGGAGAGCCGAAGGCGGTCCCCCTAACGCACGATAATCTGATGGCCTGCATCGACGGCTGCGTAGAGCACATCGACATGCTCGACGAGGACGACGTCTTCCTGAACGCGCTGCCCAACTCGAATGTTTTCGGCTTCCTCTGCGGCGCGCTGCTGCCGCTCGTCAAGGCGACGCGGCAGGCGGTACTCGCCTCTTTCATGCCGGTGGCCGCGGCGATGGACGCGATAAAAAGCGCCGAAGTCTCCATAATCCCGGCCGTGCCGGCGATGGTGGGGATGATGGCGAGCGCCGTTTCGCACGGCATGCCCCTTTCGTCGTCGCTGCGCTGCGTGCTCTCCGGCGGCGACCGGCTGCCGCCCGAGATTTCCAGGCGCGCCGGCAAGATACTCGGCGTCCCCGTGTTGCAAGGCTACGGGCTGACGGAGGCGTCGTCGGTCGTAGCGCTGCCCCCATCGATGAGTTCGGCGAGAGAGGGAAGCGTCGGCACGCTCCTTTCCTGCGTCGAGGCGAAGATATGCGGCGACGGCGGCGAAGAGCTTCCCTGCGGCAGCGAAGGCACGCTGTGGCTGCGCGGCGCCTCGGTCGCGTCGCGCTACTATCACAACGAGGCTCTGACCGCCGAGCGCTTCGCGGACGGCTGGTTCAACACCTGCGACATAGCGAAGTTCGACGGGGAGGGCTACCTTTATCTCGTAGGGCGCTCCAGCGACGTGATATTCGTCGGAGGCTTCAAGGTCTACGCTCGCGAGGTGGAGAACGTGCTCGAAGAGCATCCTTCGGTGAAGAACGCTGCGGTCGTCGGCGTGCCGCGCTCGATAAGCGGCGAGATAGTGAAAGCCTACATCCTGCCCGAGGGCGGCGAAAAGCCGCGCCCCAAGGCACTGATAGATTACTGCAAGAAGAGGCTCGCCTATTACAAGGTGCCGCGGATAATAGAGTTCGTTTCGGAGATGCCGCGCTCCACGGCCGGCGAGATAGTAAAGAGAAAGCTTTTGAAGGATTAA
- the rarD gene encoding EamA family transporter RarD: MTNPQKGAAAAFLAYLWWGSMPFYWKALQSISSSEILGHRVVWSAAFTLVLTLLGGRLGSAVSYISRNKKNSRLLFIGGYLITLNWGLYVWAINVGHILETSLGYYINPLVSMLFGTLLFGERLRAAQKAAIATAVAGVCLQIAALGEVPLVSLGIALTFGLYGAMKKAVALESRESLFIETISVAPAALVYLLYLQFAGRADFPYDPATTLLLAGTGVMTSVPLLLFAFAAHRVRLTTIGFIQYVSPTMTFLIGTFVYREGLSIYRLATFCCIWAALAIYSADAVMAGRKEKRAENAQSREGIFIPPHAHAYKDPTLPRGKRLSRFRGR; encoded by the coding sequence ATGACGAATCCTCAAAAGGGGGCCGCCGCAGCGTTCCTCGCCTATTTATGGTGGGGATCGATGCCCTTTTACTGGAAGGCCCTCCAATCGATTTCTTCATCTGAGATATTGGGGCACCGCGTAGTCTGGTCGGCGGCGTTCACGCTCGTCCTCACGCTGCTCGGCGGGCGCTTAGGCAGTGCAGTCTCCTACATATCGCGCAATAAGAAGAATTCCCGGCTGCTCTTCATCGGCGGATATCTGATCACCCTCAACTGGGGGCTCTACGTATGGGCGATAAACGTCGGACACATCCTCGAAACGAGCCTCGGCTACTATATCAACCCGCTCGTCTCGATGCTCTTCGGGACGCTCCTCTTCGGCGAAAGGCTGCGCGCCGCCCAGAAGGCGGCGATAGCGACGGCCGTCGCCGGAGTCTGCCTACAGATCGCGGCGCTCGGAGAAGTCCCCCTCGTTTCGCTCGGCATCGCGCTCACCTTCGGTCTCTACGGAGCGATGAAGAAGGCCGTCGCACTGGAGTCCAGGGAATCGCTTTTTATCGAAACTATATCCGTAGCGCCGGCGGCCCTCGTCTACCTTCTTTACCTGCAGTTCGCCGGCCGTGCGGATTTCCCTTACGATCCGGCGACGACGCTGCTGCTCGCCGGCACCGGCGTGATGACCTCCGTGCCGCTGCTGCTCTTCGCTTTCGCCGCTCACAGAGTAAGGCTGACGACTATAGGCTTCATACAATACGTATCGCCGACTATGACATTCCTCATAGGGACCTTCGTCTACCGCGAGGGGCTCTCGATATACAGGCTGGCCACCTTCTGCTGCATATGGGCGGCGCTCGCTATATACTCCGCAGACGCGGTCATGGCCGGCAGAAAAGAAAAGCGCGCGGAAAACGCGCAGAGCCGCGAAGGGATTTTTATCCCTCCTCACGCTCACGCCTATAAAGATCCTACGCTTCCACGGGGAAAGAGGTTATCGCGCTTTCGCGGCCGCTGA
- the citC gene encoding [citrate (pro-3S)-lyase] ligase encodes MFGYSCRVVRKICGYEKREVEALLCKSGLVFEGSPEYTAVAEDGDERIIATASLAGGVIKMVAAEAEWQEAGLSSAVISALMQAARADGVYRFFLFTKPETAERFAALGFRALAASDESVLMECGAPSAEDFRRTLEREREKNGAPAAAAVMNCNPFTLGHRYLIEEAASRERLFYAIVVEEDASAFPFADRIALVRAGTADIANVRVLSSSRYAVSSATFPSYFLKDRAELSVAKVQAELDAKLFASLFVPALGVARRYVGSEPLSRVTALYNEVLKDTLPRFGCPVCEIDRKGAAGGVISASRVREAIARGGGGELSALLPRVTLEYLKTPNGRAAAEKLRCGGEGENES; translated from the coding sequence ATGTTTGGATACAGCTGCCGCGTCGTAAGAAAAATATGCGGTTACGAGAAGAGGGAGGTCGAGGCCCTCTTGTGCAAGAGCGGCCTCGTCTTTGAAGGCTCGCCGGAATACACCGCCGTCGCCGAGGACGGCGACGAAAGGATAATCGCTACCGCGAGCCTCGCCGGGGGCGTGATAAAAATGGTCGCCGCTGAAGCCGAATGGCAGGAGGCGGGGCTTTCCTCGGCGGTGATTTCGGCTCTGATGCAGGCCGCGCGCGCGGACGGCGTATACCGCTTCTTTTTATTCACGAAGCCGGAAACGGCGGAGCGCTTCGCCGCGCTCGGCTTCCGCGCTCTCGCGGCCTCCGACGAAAGTGTGCTGATGGAGTGCGGGGCGCCGTCGGCCGAAGATTTCCGCAGGACGCTGGAGCGCGAAAGGGAAAAAAACGGAGCGCCGGCCGCGGCCGCGGTGATGAACTGCAACCCCTTCACGCTCGGCCACCGCTATCTTATCGAAGAAGCGGCGTCGCGAGAAAGGCTTTTCTACGCGATAGTCGTCGAAGAGGACGCTTCGGCCTTCCCCTTCGCCGACCGCATTGCGCTTGTGCGCGCCGGCACTGCAGACATTGCCAACGTCCGGGTGCTGTCGAGCTCCCGCTACGCTGTATCCTCCGCGACTTTTCCTTCGTATTTTCTTAAGGACCGTGCCGAACTCTCCGTCGCGAAGGTGCAGGCGGAGCTCGACGCCAAATTATTCGCCTCCCTCTTCGTCCCCGCGCTCGGCGTGGCGCGGCGCTACGTCGGCAGCGAGCCGCTGTCGCGCGTCACGGCGCTTTACAACGAGGTGCTGAAAGATACGCTGCCGCGCTTCGGCTGCCCCGTCTGCGAGATAGACAGGAAGGGCGCCGCCGGCGGCGTAATATCGGCGTCGCGCGTGAGGGAGGCGATCGCCCGCGGAGGGGGCGGAGAGCTTTCCGCGCTTCTGCCGCGCGTGACCCTCGAATACCTAAAGACGCCGAACGGGCGCGCCGCCGCGGAAAAGCTGCGGTGCGGAGGCGAAGGAGAAAATGAATCGTGA
- a CDS encoding sodium:solute symporter family protein codes for MLNANPLIIACVIVYLAAVLIIGLYLTKKKVSSSDDFAVANRSLPTVVLIGTLLATWCGAGGITGSANLIWRNGPLFGILVFIGAPIGMLLLYFVSGRVRQATTYTIPELFEIRFGTAARVIATVCIVLGYIGILSSQFKAAGNMINLTTGMELETAVILSGVVMLVLAVSGGMFSVAYTDALSAFLFVGGFLVAIPLLASQIDGGLAGMFANLPEGRRTFIGSLNFVQAMGYIFPIFFLVLGDQNMIQRMGAARDVRTAKRSGLGLVVAEVVVCALIIILTTAGIYLLPDIERPDTVIFQLAIGFLPTIVGGLTLAACMSFIVTTGDSYILTISSNITYDIWNRFVKRDATDKEKLLFLRAAAVGTALLAYVMGRFFPDILSVQMYAYSMYGASVTPALVCALFARNVTKAGGVCGILAGGVGTIVWEIVLHSPFGIKSAIIMVPLSFAVIFAVSAFTKGGGFVPLDELYKKAA; via the coding sequence ATGCTCAATGCAAACCCGCTGATAATCGCCTGTGTGATCGTCTACCTGGCCGCCGTCCTCATCATCGGCCTCTATCTCACAAAGAAAAAGGTCAGCAGCTCCGACGACTTCGCCGTTGCGAACCGCAGCCTGCCGACCGTCGTGCTGATTGGCACGCTGCTCGCTACCTGGTGCGGCGCCGGCGGCATCACCGGCTCGGCCAATCTGATATGGCGCAACGGTCCGCTCTTCGGCATTCTCGTCTTTATCGGCGCGCCGATCGGCATGCTGCTGCTTTACTTCGTCTCGGGGCGCGTGCGCCAGGCGACGACTTACACGATACCCGAGCTCTTCGAGATTCGCTTCGGCACTGCCGCGCGCGTCATCGCGACCGTCTGTATCGTGCTCGGCTACATAGGCATCCTCTCCTCGCAGTTCAAGGCCGCGGGGAACATGATCAACCTCACGACCGGCATGGAGCTTGAAACGGCTGTCATCCTCTCCGGCGTCGTCATGTTGGTGCTGGCCGTCAGCGGCGGCATGTTCAGCGTCGCCTACACCGACGCGCTCAGCGCCTTCCTCTTCGTCGGAGGCTTCCTCGTGGCGATACCGCTGCTCGCCTCCCAGATCGACGGGGGGCTCGCCGGCATGTTCGCGAACCTTCCCGAAGGGCGCCGCACCTTCATCGGCAGCCTCAACTTCGTCCAGGCTATGGGTTACATTTTCCCGATATTCTTCCTCGTCCTCGGCGACCAGAACATGATCCAGCGCATGGGCGCGGCCCGCGACGTCAGGACCGCGAAGCGCTCCGGCCTCGGCCTCGTCGTAGCGGAGGTCGTCGTCTGCGCGCTGATAATCATCCTCACGACCGCGGGCATCTACCTGCTGCCGGATATCGAACGGCCGGACACCGTCATCTTCCAGCTCGCGATAGGCTTCCTGCCCACGATCGTCGGAGGCCTGACGCTGGCGGCCTGTATGTCCTTCATCGTGACGACTGGCGACTCTTACATCCTCACGATATCCTCGAACATCACCTACGACATCTGGAACCGATTCGTGAAACGCGACGCCACCGACAAAGAGAAGCTTCTCTTCCTGCGCGCGGCCGCCGTCGGCACGGCCCTCCTCGCCTACGTGATGGGGCGTTTCTTCCCCGACATTCTCTCGGTGCAGATGTACGCCTACTCCATGTACGGCGCCTCTGTGACGCCGGCGCTCGTCTGCGCGCTCTTCGCCAGGAACGTGACGAAGGCCGGCGGCGTCTGCGGCATCCTTGCCGGCGGCGTCGGCACCATCGTTTGGGAGATCGTGCTGCATTCGCCGTTCGGCATAAAGAGCGCGATCATAATGGTCCCCCTCTCCTTTGCGGTCATCTTTGCGGTCTCCGCATTTACGAAGGGCGGCGGCTTCGTGCCGCTCGACGAGCTCTACAAAAAGGCTGCCTGA
- the pepT gene encoding peptidase T, which produces MTTVLDRFLKYVKIDSESAYSPARLPSTEGQKDFAALLAEELREIGAEEVFVAESGCLYAKLPANCEGAPAIGFCSHLDTTPEFCGRGVKPRVVKNYDGGDVVLGAEGGVMEAAKFPHLKNYVGWDLVVSDGTTLLGADDKAGIAEIMTMAEHFRDHPEERHGEIQFFFPSDEEVGCLGAKTLDKKRFAPDFAYTLDGGPLGEITYETFNAASAEVLVNGVNIHPGLSKGQMKNAVLIANKFICMLPPAETPSHTEKYEGYYHVLEIEGGVERTAMRLYLRDHDSAKFEARKARLREIAGFLNGEFGAGTVEVAVSDTYRNIREAVEPHFEIVEAAAAAMRAEGVEPFYVPMRGGTDGTVLSFEGIPCPNLCVGGHNFHGRYEYVPVQSMEKISAILVNIVKGFARR; this is translated from the coding sequence ATGACGACCGTACTCGACAGATTTCTGAAATATGTGAAAATCGACAGCGAATCGGCTTACTCGCCGGCGCGGCTCCCAAGCACGGAAGGGCAGAAGGATTTCGCCGCCCTCTTAGCGGAGGAGCTCAGGGAGATCGGCGCGGAGGAGGTCTTCGTTGCGGAGAGCGGCTGCCTATACGCGAAGCTGCCGGCTAACTGCGAGGGCGCACCGGCGATCGGCTTCTGCTCGCATCTCGATACGACGCCGGAGTTCTGCGGCCGCGGCGTGAAGCCGCGCGTCGTGAAAAACTACGACGGCGGCGACGTCGTGCTCGGCGCAGAGGGCGGCGTCATGGAGGCCGCGAAGTTCCCGCATCTGAAGAACTACGTAGGCTGGGACCTGGTCGTCTCCGACGGCACGACGCTGCTCGGCGCCGACGACAAGGCCGGCATCGCCGAAATCATGACGATGGCGGAGCACTTCCGCGACCACCCGGAGGAGAGGCACGGCGAGATACAGTTCTTCTTCCCGAGCGACGAGGAGGTCGGCTGCCTCGGCGCGAAGACTCTCGATAAAAAGCGCTTCGCGCCGGACTTCGCCTATACGCTCGACGGCGGCCCGCTCGGCGAGATAACGTACGAGACCTTCAACGCCGCCTCCGCCGAAGTCTTGGTGAATGGCGTCAACATCCACCCTGGCCTCTCTAAGGGGCAGATGAAGAACGCCGTCCTCATAGCCAATAAATTCATCTGTATGCTGCCGCCGGCCGAGACGCCGTCGCATACGGAAAAATACGAGGGCTACTACCACGTGCTCGAGATCGAAGGGGGAGTCGAGCGCACGGCGATGCGCCTCTATCTGCGCGACCACGACAGCGCGAAGTTCGAAGCGCGGAAGGCACGTCTGCGCGAGATAGCCGGCTTCCTCAACGGCGAATTCGGCGCCGGCACCGTCGAGGTCGCCGTCAGCGACACGTACCGCAACATCCGCGAAGCCGTCGAACCGCACTTCGAAATCGTCGAAGCGGCGGCTGCGGCGATGAGGGCCGAGGGGGTCGAGCCCTTCTATGTGCCGATGCGCGGCGGCACCGACGGTACGGTGCTCTCCTTCGAGGGCATCCCCTGCCCAAACCTGTGTGTCGGCGGGCACAACTTCCACGGCCGTTACGAATATGTGCCCGTTCAGTCGATGGAGAAGATATCAGCCATACTCGTGAACATCGTCAAAGGCTTTGCTCGCCGCTGA